One Streptomyces sp. ML-6 genomic region harbors:
- the uvrA gene encoding excinuclease ABC subunit UvrA gives MADRLIVRGAREHNLKNVSLDLPRDSLIVFTGLSGSGKSSLAFDTIFAEGQRRYVESLSSYARQFLGQMDKPDVDFIEGLSPAVSIDQKSTSRNPRSTVGTITEVYDYLRLLFARIGKPHCPECSRPIARQSPQAIVDKVLGLPEGSRFQVLSPLVRERKGEFVDLFSDLQTKGYSRARVDGTTIQLSEPPKLKKQEKHTIEVVIDRLTVKDSAKRRLTDSVETALGLSGGMVVLDFVDLPEDDPERERMYSEHLYCPYDDLSFEELEPRSFSFNSPFGACPDCTGIGTRMEVDPELIVPDEEKSLDEGAIHPWSHGHTKEYFGRQINALAEALGFRTDIPWAGLPQRARKALLFGHKIQTEVRYRNRYGRERAYTTPSFEGAVQFVKRRHSEAESDSSRERFEGYMREVPCPTCEGTRLKPIVLAVTVMEKSIAEVSAMSISECAEFLGRLKLNARDKKIAERVLKEVNERLKFLVDVGLDYLSLNRAAGTLSGGEAQRIRLATQIGSGLVGVLYVLDEPSIGLHQRDNHRLIETLVRLRDMGNTLIVVEHDEDTIKVADWVVDIGPGAGEHGGKVVHSGSLEELLGNDESITGQYLNGKKSIPTPEIRRPVDPERTLTVHGARENNLQDIDVSFPLGVLTAVTGVSGSGKSTLVNDILYTHLARELNGAKSVPGRHTRVDGDDLVDKVVHVDQSPIGRTPRSNPATYTGVFDHVRKLFAETMEAKVRGYLPGRFSFNVKGGRCENCSGDGTIKIEMNFLPDVYVPCEVCHGARYNRETLEVHYKGKSIAEVLDMPIEEGLEFFEAVPTIARHLRTLNEVGLGYVRLGQSAPTLSGGEAQRVKLASELQKRSTGRTVYVLDEPTTGLHFEDISKLIKVLSGLVDKGNSVIVIEHNLDVIKTADWVVDMGPEGGSGGGLVVAEGTPEQVAAAPASHTGKFLQGILDPDRVSEAAVPAARKPLRKTAAKKTVAAKSAPARRTATARTGTGKAAKAAAGTAAKKPAAKKPAAKRTTRAREA, from the coding sequence GTGGCCGACCGTCTCATCGTCCGTGGCGCTCGCGAGCACAACCTCAAGAACGTCTCGCTCGACCTCCCCCGCGACTCCCTCATCGTCTTCACCGGGCTTTCCGGGTCGGGCAAGTCGTCCCTCGCGTTCGACACGATCTTCGCCGAGGGCCAGCGGCGCTACGTGGAGTCCCTCTCCTCGTACGCCCGCCAGTTCCTCGGCCAGATGGACAAGCCGGACGTCGACTTCATCGAGGGTCTCTCGCCCGCCGTCTCCATCGACCAGAAGTCGACCTCGCGCAACCCGCGCTCGACGGTCGGCACCATCACCGAGGTCTACGACTACCTCCGCCTGCTCTTCGCCCGGATCGGCAAGCCGCACTGCCCCGAGTGCTCCAGGCCCATCGCGCGCCAGTCCCCGCAGGCCATCGTCGACAAGGTGCTCGGCCTTCCCGAGGGCAGCCGCTTCCAGGTGCTCTCGCCGCTGGTGCGCGAGCGCAAGGGCGAGTTCGTCGACCTCTTCTCGGACCTGCAGACCAAGGGCTACAGCCGGGCCCGGGTCGACGGCACGACCATCCAGCTCTCCGAGCCGCCCAAGCTGAAGAAGCAGGAGAAGCACACCATCGAGGTGGTCATCGACCGGCTCACGGTGAAGGACAGCGCCAAGCGCCGGCTGACCGACTCGGTCGAGACCGCGCTCGGGCTCTCCGGCGGCATGGTCGTGCTCGACTTCGTCGACCTCCCCGAGGACGACCCCGAGCGCGAGCGGATGTACTCCGAGCACCTCTACTGCCCGTACGACGACCTCTCCTTCGAGGAGCTGGAGCCGCGCTCCTTCTCGTTCAACTCGCCCTTCGGCGCCTGCCCCGACTGCACCGGCATCGGCACGCGGATGGAGGTCGACCCGGAGCTGATCGTCCCCGACGAGGAGAAGTCGCTCGACGAGGGCGCGATCCACCCCTGGTCGCACGGCCACACCAAGGAGTACTTCGGCCGGCAGATCAACGCGCTCGCCGAGGCCCTCGGATTCCGTACGGACATCCCCTGGGCCGGGCTGCCGCAGCGCGCCAGGAAGGCCCTGCTGTTCGGCCACAAGATCCAGACCGAGGTCCGCTACCGCAACCGCTACGGGCGGGAGCGCGCGTACACCACCCCCTCGTTCGAAGGGGCGGTGCAGTTCGTCAAGCGGCGGCACTCCGAGGCCGAGAGCGACTCCAGCCGGGAGCGCTTCGAGGGCTACATGCGCGAGGTGCCCTGCCCGACCTGCGAGGGCACCAGGCTCAAGCCGATCGTGCTCGCCGTGACGGTGATGGAGAAGTCCATCGCCGAGGTCTCCGCGATGTCGATCAGCGAGTGCGCCGAATTCCTCGGCCGACTGAAGCTGAACGCCCGCGACAAGAAGATCGCCGAACGGGTCCTGAAGGAGGTCAACGAGCGACTGAAGTTCCTGGTCGACGTCGGCCTCGACTACCTCTCGCTCAACCGCGCCGCGGGCACCCTGTCCGGTGGCGAGGCCCAGCGCATCCGGCTCGCCACCCAGATCGGCTCCGGCCTGGTGGGCGTGCTGTACGTGCTGGACGAGCCGTCCATCGGCCTGCACCAGCGGGACAACCACCGGCTGATCGAGACCCTGGTCCGGCTCCGCGACATGGGCAACACGCTCATCGTCGTCGAGCACGACGAGGACACCATCAAGGTCGCCGACTGGGTCGTCGACATCGGCCCCGGCGCCGGTGAGCACGGCGGCAAGGTGGTCCACTCCGGATCGCTCGAGGAACTGCTCGGCAACGACGAGTCGATCACCGGCCAGTACCTGAACGGCAAGAAGTCGATCCCGACGCCCGAGATCCGCCGCCCGGTGGACCCGGAGCGGACGCTCACGGTGCACGGCGCCCGGGAGAACAACCTCCAGGACATCGACGTCTCCTTCCCGCTCGGCGTGCTCACCGCCGTCACCGGCGTCTCGGGTTCCGGGAAGTCGACGCTGGTCAACGACATCCTCTACACCCACCTGGCCCGGGAGCTGAACGGCGCCAAGTCGGTCCCCGGCCGTCACACCCGGGTCGACGGGGACGACCTGGTCGACAAGGTGGTGCACGTCGACCAGTCGCCCATCGGCCGTACCCCCCGGTCCAACCCGGCCACGTACACCGGTGTCTTCGACCACGTCCGCAAGCTGTTCGCGGAGACGATGGAGGCGAAGGTGCGCGGCTACCTGCCGGGCCGCTTCTCCTTCAACGTCAAGGGCGGCCGCTGCGAGAACTGCTCCGGCGACGGCACGATCAAGATCGAGATGAACTTCCTGCCGGACGTCTACGTCCCGTGCGAGGTCTGCCACGGGGCGCGCTACAACCGGGAGACCCTGGAGGTCCACTACAAGGGCAAGTCCATCGCCGAGGTGCTGGACATGCCGATCGAGGAGGGCCTGGAGTTCTTCGAGGCCGTCCCGACGATCGCCCGCCACCTCCGCACGCTCAACGAGGTCGGCCTCGGGTACGTGCGGCTCGGCCAATCCGCGCCGACGCTCTCCGGCGGCGAGGCACAGCGGGTGAAGCTCGCCAGCGAACTGCAGAAGCGCTCCACCGGCCGCACGGTCTACGTCCTGGACGAGCCGACCACGGGGCTGCACTTCGAGGACATCAGCAAGCTGATCAAGGTGCTCTCCGGGCTGGTCGACAAGGGCAACTCGGTGATCGTCATCGAGCACAACCTGGATGTGATCAAGACCGCGGACTGGGTCGTCGACATGGGCCCCGAAGGGGGCAGCGGCGGCGGTCTGGTCGTCGCCGAGGGCACCCCGGAACAGGTCGCCGCGGCCCCCGCCAGCCACACCGGGAAGTTCCTCCAGGGCATCCTGGACCCGGACCGGGTGAGCGAGGCCGCGGTGCCCGCCGCCCGCAAGCCGCTGCGGAAGACGGCCGCGAAGAAGACGGTCGCCGCGAAGTCGGCCCCGGCCAGACGGACGGCCACGGCCCGCACGGGCACGGGCAAGGCCGCCAAGGCCGCGGCCGGGACGGCGGCGAAGAAGCCGGCCGCGAAGAAGCCCGCGGCGAAGCGGACGACCCGCGCCCGCGAGGCCTGA
- a CDS encoding DUF6518 family protein, whose product MSASPVIASAPDTSGRAWACATASAFAGGLLLGVLTNLVQGWLPGAWNQIANSGAVWSVAAFVAGALSARKVGLPAAAVAGLFAESGLVVGYYGYAEVARDGMGSLFAPLVWLGMAFIAGPLFGVAGFGWRGIGARHRVIGLAALAGVFGTEAIHYAWVLHYASQAWACFALLVLIPLLMGRTHRERALTLLTAIPFSLLAYLVFYKLILTTLLG is encoded by the coding sequence ATGAGCGCGTCCCCGGTCATCGCCTCGGCGCCCGATACGAGCGGAAGAGCCTGGGCCTGCGCAACGGCGTCGGCATTCGCCGGAGGACTCCTTCTCGGCGTCCTGACCAATCTGGTCCAGGGCTGGCTTCCGGGGGCGTGGAATCAGATCGCCAACTCCGGTGCGGTCTGGTCCGTCGCCGCGTTCGTCGCAGGCGCGCTGTCGGCCCGGAAGGTCGGCCTGCCCGCGGCCGCCGTTGCGGGTCTGTTCGCCGAGTCCGGTCTCGTCGTCGGCTACTACGGCTATGCGGAGGTCGCGCGCGACGGCATGGGCTCTCTGTTCGCTCCCCTCGTCTGGCTCGGCATGGCGTTCATCGCCGGCCCCCTCTTCGGGGTGGCGGGCTTTGGGTGGCGAGGCATCGGCGCACGCCACCGCGTCATCGGTCTCGCCGCCCTGGCGGGTGTTTTCGGCACGGAAGCCATCCACTACGCCTGGGTTCTGCACTACGCCTCCCAGGCATGGGCCTGCTTCGCCCTTCTGGTTCTCATCCCCCTGCTCATGGGCCGCACCCACAGAGAACGCGCGCTGACCCTCCTGACCGCCATTCCCTTTTCACTACTGGCCTACCTCGTCTTCTACAAACTGATCCTGACGACGCTCCTCGGCTGA
- a CDS encoding TerD family protein, with product MTAELVRGQNHTLPQTRLEIRVSAGTPVVAGATLGDENGTVHGTEWVAHPGSPQLPGLEVSRQAAADHRLAVDLDALPDAVHRVTVLLALPTGVGGPVRFGAVASPFVAVTGLDGTEIATFTLTGLDTESAVTALELYRRQGAWKVRAVGQGYAGGLAAMLADQGLSRAAELAHSIQEAVTRATARAVTPPPPRTPDTGRADHGTGPVPPPHDPRPAEPLTEPAAPPAPPATSGGRIDYAHPRRQAAAPPPPPSTAPPAQPGRPAPPVAGDATGWSMDERLYNQIWGMFEDLARTTAAYRSAVEFAESRMDQELDRTLSDPRSRIGGTGDRARQEARAKRDELTARARESLDRDLAQLAAESDVVEPALPAAFARWDNPVWHAYRVPMEIPMALRIGDLHLPEKPDLRIPLLVRLPLERGIWIDSGRTASDAAALMDTTRLRTLAMESAVAHAARLLAVYPADEFSVHVIDAAGSGAAALAPLVHAGALAGPPAAGAQGVASVLAHLTRRVDLVQMAIRAGAADSLPPDLDPGEQLLIVNDFPHGFDDRAVTQLRYLADEGPSVGVHLLMVADREDAAGYGPVLDPLWRSLLRLTPVPDDHLADPWVGHAWTYEPPVMPPGSRVLEQVLAAVAAARHPRRY from the coding sequence ATGACGGCCGAGCTGGTCCGGGGGCAGAACCACACCTTGCCCCAGACCCGTCTGGAGATCCGGGTATCGGCCGGCACGCCCGTCGTGGCCGGTGCCACGCTCGGCGACGAGAACGGCACGGTGCACGGCACCGAATGGGTCGCCCACCCGGGATCGCCCCAACTGCCCGGCCTCGAAGTGTCCCGCCAGGCCGCCGCCGACCACCGGCTCGCCGTCGACCTCGACGCCCTGCCGGACGCGGTGCACCGGGTCACCGTGCTGCTGGCCCTGCCCACGGGCGTCGGCGGCCCGGTCCGCTTCGGCGCGGTCGCCTCGCCGTTCGTCGCGGTCACCGGACTCGACGGCACCGAGATCGCCACGTTCACCCTCACCGGACTGGACACCGAGTCCGCGGTCACGGCCCTGGAGCTCTACCGCCGCCAGGGCGCCTGGAAGGTCCGCGCCGTCGGCCAGGGCTACGCGGGCGGCCTCGCCGCCATGCTCGCCGACCAGGGCCTGTCCCGGGCGGCCGAACTGGCCCACTCGATCCAGGAAGCGGTCACCCGCGCGACGGCCCGCGCCGTCACCCCGCCCCCGCCGCGCACCCCGGACACCGGCCGCGCCGACCACGGCACGGGCCCCGTACCGCCCCCGCACGACCCCCGGCCGGCCGAACCGCTCACGGAGCCCGCCGCCCCACCGGCCCCGCCCGCCACGAGCGGCGGCCGCATCGACTACGCACACCCCCGCCGCCAGGCCGCCGCACCTCCGCCGCCCCCGTCCACCGCCCCGCCCGCGCAGCCGGGCCGGCCCGCCCCGCCCGTCGCCGGGGACGCGACCGGCTGGTCCATGGACGAGCGCCTCTACAACCAGATCTGGGGCATGTTCGAGGACCTGGCCCGCACCACCGCCGCGTACCGCAGCGCCGTGGAGTTCGCCGAGTCCCGCATGGACCAGGAGCTCGACCGGACCCTGTCCGACCCGCGCAGCCGGATCGGGGGCACGGGCGACCGGGCCCGTCAGGAGGCCCGCGCCAAGCGCGACGAGCTGACCGCCCGCGCCCGCGAGAGCCTCGACCGCGACCTCGCCCAGCTCGCCGCCGAGTCCGACGTCGTGGAGCCCGCGCTCCCCGCCGCGTTCGCACGCTGGGACAACCCCGTCTGGCACGCCTACCGCGTCCCGATGGAGATCCCCATGGCGCTGCGCATCGGCGACCTCCACCTCCCGGAGAAGCCCGACCTGCGCATCCCACTGCTGGTCCGGCTGCCCCTGGAGCGGGGGATCTGGATCGACAGCGGCCGCACGGCCTCCGACGCCGCGGCCCTGATGGACACCACCCGGCTGCGCACCCTGGCCATGGAGAGCGCCGTCGCCCACGCCGCACGCCTGCTGGCCGTCTACCCGGCCGACGAGTTCTCCGTCCACGTCATCGACGCCGCGGGCTCCGGTGCCGCGGCGCTCGCCCCGCTGGTGCACGCCGGGGCGCTCGCCGGGCCGCCCGCCGCCGGGGCCCAGGGGGTCGCCTCGGTCCTCGCCCACCTCACCCGGCGCGTCGACCTGGTGCAGATGGCGATCCGGGCGGGCGCCGCCGACTCGCTGCCGCCGGACCTCGACCCGGGCGAGCAACTGCTGATCGTCAACGACTTCCCGCACGGCTTCGACGACCGTGCCGTCACCCAGCTGCGCTACCTCGCCGACGAGGGCCCCTCGGTCGGCGTCCACCTCCTGATGGTCGCGGACCGGGAGGACGCCGCCGGGTACGGGCCGGTGCTCGACCCGCTGTGGCGCTCGCTGCTCCGGCTCACCCCGGTCCCCGACGACCACCTGGCCGACCCCTGGGTGGGGCACGCCTGGACGTACGAGCCGCCGGTGATGCCGCCCGGAAGCCGGGTCCTGGAACAGGTGCTCGCCGCGGTGGCAGCCGCCCGCCACCCACGACGGTACTGA
- a CDS encoding TerC family protein produces MDVSWTLWALTILGLSALIAVDFVIGRKPHDVTTKEAGIWTIIWIALAVLFGLGLLVFGESQASGEFFAGFITEKSLSVDNLFVFVLIMAKFSVPSHLQQRVLLVGVLIALVLRAVFIAAGAAVIANFSWVFYIFGAFLIYTAWKLVQEARAGEEEEEFEENRLLRTIERRFGVADRYHGTKLFIRNNGKRVLTPLMVVMLAIGTTDVLFALDSIPAIFGLTQDPYIVFTANAFALMGLRQLYFLIGGLLKKLVHLSYGLSVILGFIGVKLVLHALHESGVNVPEISIPVSLGVICGVLVITTITSLVAGRKQERAEAAARTDGITDEAVDKGAEVDA; encoded by the coding sequence GTGGACGTTTCATGGACCCTCTGGGCGCTGACCATTCTTGGTCTGTCAGCCCTCATCGCCGTCGACTTCGTCATCGGGCGCAAGCCCCATGACGTGACGACCAAGGAAGCCGGGATCTGGACGATCATCTGGATCGCGCTGGCCGTCCTCTTCGGGCTCGGCCTGCTGGTCTTCGGGGAGAGCCAGGCGTCGGGCGAGTTCTTCGCCGGCTTCATCACCGAGAAGTCGCTCAGCGTCGACAACCTCTTCGTCTTCGTCCTGATCATGGCGAAGTTCTCGGTGCCCTCGCACCTCCAGCAGCGGGTGCTGCTCGTCGGGGTGCTGATCGCGCTGGTGCTGCGGGCCGTCTTCATCGCCGCCGGTGCCGCCGTGATCGCCAACTTCTCGTGGGTCTTCTACATCTTCGGCGCGTTCCTGATCTACACCGCCTGGAAGCTCGTCCAGGAGGCGCGGGCCGGAGAGGAAGAGGAGGAGTTCGAGGAGAACCGTCTCCTCAGGACGATCGAGCGCCGCTTCGGGGTCGCCGACCGCTACCACGGCACCAAGCTCTTCATCCGGAACAACGGCAAGCGCGTCCTGACCCCGCTGATGGTCGTCATGCTCGCCATCGGCACCACCGACGTGCTGTTCGCCCTGGACTCCATTCCCGCGATCTTCGGTCTCACCCAGGACCCGTACATCGTCTTCACCGCCAACGCCTTCGCCCTGATGGGGCTGCGGCAGCTGTACTTCCTGATCGGCGGGCTGCTGAAGAAGCTGGTCCACCTCAGCTACGGCCTCTCGGTCATCCTCGGCTTCATCGGCGTGAAGCTGGTGCTGCACGCGCTGCACGAGTCCGGGGTGAACGTCCCCGAGATCTCCATCCCGGTGTCGCTCGGCGTCATCTGCGGCGTGCTGGTGATCACCACGATCACCAGCCTCGTCGCCGGCCGGAAGCAGGAGCGGGCCGAGGCCGCCGCACGGACGGACGGGATCACGGACGAGGCCGTGGACAAGGGAGCCGAGGTCGACGCCTGA
- a CDS encoding MBL fold metallo-hydrolase, producing MTYSGAVRVGGPADVHELTDLMISKVAVGAMNNNAYLLRCRATGEQLLIDAAAEAGTLLRLIGDDGIASVVTTHRHGDHWQALGEVVAATGARTHAGRYDAEGIPVPTDVLVDNGDTIRVGRVALTARHLVGHTPGSIALVYDDPHGAPHLFTGDCLFPGGIGNTHKDPEAFASLLHDVETKLFDRLPDETWVYPGHGHDTTLGAERPHLAEWRARGW from the coding sequence ATGACGTACAGCGGAGCGGTCAGGGTCGGCGGGCCCGCCGATGTGCACGAGCTGACGGATCTGATGATCTCCAAGGTCGCCGTCGGCGCGATGAACAACAACGCGTATCTGCTGCGCTGCCGGGCCACCGGCGAGCAGCTGCTGATCGACGCGGCCGCCGAGGCCGGGACGCTGTTGCGGCTGATCGGTGACGACGGCATCGCGTCCGTCGTCACCACCCACCGGCACGGCGACCACTGGCAGGCGCTCGGCGAGGTCGTCGCGGCCACCGGGGCGCGGACGCACGCCGGACGGTACGACGCCGAGGGCATCCCGGTCCCGACCGACGTCCTGGTCGACAACGGCGACACGATCCGGGTGGGCCGGGTCGCCCTGACCGCCCGTCACCTCGTCGGTCACACCCCGGGTTCCATCGCGCTGGTCTACGACGACCCGCACGGCGCCCCGCACCTGTTCACCGGGGACTGCCTCTTCCCTGGCGGGATCGGAAACACCCACAAGGACCCCGAGGCCTTCGCGAGCCTGCTCCACGACGTGGAGACCAAGCTCTTCGACCGGCTGCCCGACGAGACCTGGGTCTACCCGGGCCACGGGCACGACACCACGCTCGGCGCGGAACGCCCGCACCTGGCGGAGTGGAGAGCCCGCGGCTGGTAA
- a CDS encoding PmrA, translating to MLPARPRRAPVPSLERYARPGVDSVARHVAEHDPAARRRT from the coding sequence ATGCTGCCGGCCCGCCCCCGCCGCGCCCCCGTCCCCTCCCTGGAGCGCTACGCCCGCCCCGGCGTCGACTCGGTCGCCCGGCACGTCGCCGAACACGACCCCGCCGCACGCCGCCGGACGTGA
- a CDS encoding alpha/beta hydrolase, with the protein MAIHDGKHVHGMHLVHDGPREAPPLVLIHGSGASGSSWGPIVPALASRYHVIRIDLPGHGQSPPAPSYDVPEQAVRLAEALDELGLRPVTVAGHSSGGYVATALAEQRPDLVGSLALISSGPSPDALLPQPVLLRVLIDPPLGPLLWRVRSDAMLRRGVTAVCNRPVDVPNDLVADVRGIGYRTFRTVLRQNGAYIAERSVPARLTALDVPVLVIFGAADPRWDPSSAHHYDTVPNARVEQLPDVGHFPMLEAPQATSELLLRFAATGR; encoded by the coding sequence ATGGCTATCCACGACGGTAAGCATGTGCACGGGATGCACTTGGTCCACGACGGCCCGCGGGAGGCGCCGCCGCTGGTGCTCATCCACGGATCGGGGGCCTCGGGCAGCTCCTGGGGCCCGATAGTGCCGGCACTGGCCAGCCGGTATCACGTCATCCGGATCGACCTCCCGGGCCACGGTCAGTCCCCGCCCGCGCCGTCGTACGACGTGCCTGAGCAGGCGGTCAGGCTGGCCGAGGCGCTCGATGAGCTCGGCCTTCGTCCGGTCACCGTGGCCGGGCACTCCAGCGGCGGGTATGTCGCCACCGCCCTCGCCGAACAGCGCCCGGACCTGGTGGGTTCGCTCGCACTGATCAGCAGCGGTCCGAGTCCCGACGCGCTCCTTCCGCAGCCCGTCCTCCTTCGGGTCCTGATCGACCCGCCGCTCGGCCCGCTTCTATGGAGAGTCCGTTCCGACGCGATGCTCCGCCGGGGGGTGACCGCGGTGTGCAACCGCCCGGTGGACGTCCCGAACGACCTGGTCGCCGACGTACGGGGCATCGGTTACCGCACGTTCAGGACGGTGCTGCGCCAAAACGGCGCGTACATCGCCGAGCGGAGCGTACCCGCGCGCCTGACCGCACTCGACGTCCCGGTTCTGGTGATCTTCGGCGCTGCCGACCCCCGCTGGGATCCGTCTTCGGCGCACCACTACGACACCGTGCCGAACGCGCGAGTCGAGCAGCTGCCCGACGTCGGGCACTTCCCCATGCTCGAAGCGCCGCAGGCGACCAGCGAGTTGCTGCTGCGCTTCGCAGCGACGGGCCGCTGA
- a CDS encoding helix-turn-helix domain-containing protein, which produces MKSTESPPDWASVEVVASRQRGRLPGAIMAGFRQRAPARVDIAMVAHPSVTLFVDLSDEDSLVHDAHGRRECGSTVVGLVPGDLRLGSRAAGGIECLQIRLSPVLAVAVFGASTDLSGTVVSLEDVWGRDAGRTEERLRAAASWDERFTIAADALGRRMSARPSPDPEVAAAWWLMRTSRGRVRVDSLASEVGWSRKRLWSRFRSQIGLTPKHAARLVRFDHAAHLLAAGNAAAQVAAESGYVDQAHLHREVKAFTGVTPTAVAAAPWLAIDDVAWPTSFADLTPSTSPVHRVPAH; this is translated from the coding sequence GTGAAGTCCACCGAATCACCACCTGACTGGGCGTCGGTGGAGGTCGTCGCGTCCCGGCAACGGGGTCGGCTGCCGGGAGCCATCATGGCCGGGTTCCGCCAGCGTGCTCCGGCGCGCGTGGACATCGCCATGGTCGCGCACCCCTCAGTCACTCTGTTCGTGGACCTGAGCGACGAGGACAGCCTTGTCCACGACGCCCACGGCCGGCGCGAATGCGGCAGCACGGTCGTTGGACTGGTACCGGGCGACCTTCGGCTCGGGAGCCGGGCGGCCGGGGGGATCGAGTGCCTCCAGATCCGGTTGTCGCCGGTCCTGGCGGTAGCAGTGTTCGGAGCCTCGACCGACCTCAGCGGGACGGTGGTCTCCTTGGAGGACGTCTGGGGCCGCGATGCCGGGAGAACCGAGGAAAGGCTGCGGGCCGCCGCGTCGTGGGACGAGCGGTTCACGATCGCAGCGGATGCCCTTGGTCGACGGATGAGCGCCCGCCCGTCGCCTGATCCGGAGGTCGCCGCTGCCTGGTGGCTGATGCGCACCAGCCGAGGACGGGTGCGCGTCGACAGCCTGGCGAGCGAGGTGGGATGGAGCCGTAAGCGCCTGTGGTCCCGCTTCCGGTCCCAGATCGGCCTCACGCCCAAGCACGCCGCCCGGCTGGTGCGCTTCGATCACGCCGCCCATCTCCTCGCGGCGGGCAACGCCGCCGCCCAGGTGGCGGCCGAAAGCGGCTACGTCGACCAGGCCCACCTCCACCGCGAGGTCAAAGCGTTCACCGGGGTGACACCCACCGCCGTGGCCGCTGCGCCGTGGCTCGCCATCGATGACGTCGCGTGGCCGACCTCGTTCGCGGACCTGACACCATCGACGTCTCCGGTCCATCGGGTTCCGGCGCATTGA
- a CDS encoding TerD family protein, whose product MTVNMTKGQAISLQKGDGGTLTAVRMGLGWQAAPRRGLFGSRTREIDLDASAVLFADKQPVDVVFFRHLVSDDGSVRHTGDNLVGGAGSGGDDEAILVDLQRVPVHIDQIVFTVNSFTGQTFQEVQNAFCRIVDETNGQELARYTLDGGGQYTAQIMAKVHRAGSGWQMTALGNPANGRTFQDLMPSILPHL is encoded by the coding sequence GTGACGGTCAATATGACCAAGGGTCAGGCCATCAGCCTGCAGAAGGGCGACGGAGGGACCCTGACCGCGGTGCGGATGGGGCTGGGCTGGCAGGCCGCGCCGCGCCGTGGCCTGTTCGGGTCGCGTACACGGGAGATCGACCTCGACGCCTCGGCGGTGCTCTTCGCCGACAAGCAGCCGGTCGACGTGGTCTTCTTCCGCCACCTCGTCAGCGACGACGGCTCGGTCCGGCACACCGGGGACAACCTGGTCGGCGGCGCCGGTTCCGGCGGCGACGACGAGGCGATCCTCGTCGACCTGCAGCGGGTGCCGGTCCACATCGACCAGATCGTCTTCACGGTGAACTCCTTCACCGGCCAGACGTTCCAGGAGGTGCAGAACGCCTTCTGCCGCATCGTCGACGAGACCAACGGCCAGGAGCTCGCCCGCTACACGCTGGACGGCGGCGGCCAGTACACCGCTCAGATCATGGCGAAGGTGCACCGTGCGGGGAGCGGCTGGCAGATGACCGCCCTCGGCAACCCGGCCAACGGCCGGACCTTCCAGGACCTGATGCCGTCGATCCTGCCGCACCTGTGA
- a CDS encoding maleylpyruvate isomerase family mycothiol-dependent enzyme, whose protein sequence is MNDHVHDLEALREATDRLLDAAGELDDAALALPSRLPGWSRGHVLAHLSRNADALVNVLHARPMYADSETRDRDIERGAPRPRDEQLADLAGSAARFAEAAAAPADWSRTVTLRNGVTDSASRVPFRRRVEVELHHVDLGIGYELEDLPEEFVSREIDFLVERFDGHPDVVATSAVDEEGRTRTTGGGATGSPVTVRGTAPELLGWLCGRRDGSALTVEGGPLPALPPL, encoded by the coding sequence ATGAACGATCATGTGCACGACCTGGAAGCCCTTCGCGAGGCCACCGATCGGCTGCTCGACGCCGCCGGAGAACTGGACGACGCCGCGCTCGCCCTGCCGTCCCGGCTGCCGGGCTGGAGCCGGGGACACGTCCTCGCGCACCTCTCCCGTAACGCCGACGCGCTCGTGAACGTTCTCCACGCCCGGCCCATGTACGCAGACAGCGAAACCCGCGACCGCGACATCGAGCGCGGCGCGCCCCGGCCGCGGGACGAACAGCTGGCCGACCTGGCCGGGAGCGCGGCCCGTTTCGCGGAGGCCGCCGCAGCCCCGGCCGACTGGTCCCGCACGGTCACGCTGCGCAACGGCGTGACGGACTCGGCCTCCCGGGTCCCCTTCCGGCGCCGCGTCGAGGTCGAGCTGCACCACGTCGACCTGGGCATCGGCTACGAGCTGGAGGACCTGCCGGAGGAGTTCGTCTCCCGGGAGATCGACTTCCTGGTCGAGCGGTTCGACGGGCACCCCGATGTCGTGGCCACGAGTGCGGTCGACGAGGAGGGCCGGACCCGGACGACCGGCGGCGGCGCGACGGGCTCCCCCGTCACCGTCCGCGGCACCGCTCCCGAGCTGCTCGGCTGGCTCTGCGGGCGCCGCGACGGGTCGGCGCTGACCGTCGAGGGAGGACCCCTCCCCGCGCTCCCCCCGCTATAG